A single region of the Amphiura filiformis chromosome 7, Afil_fr2py, whole genome shotgun sequence genome encodes:
- the LOC140156800 gene encoding WD repeat-containing protein 3-like, with product MGLTKQYLRYASSALFGVVGSNKANIVFVEQRGLKGKYAAVPACEHVFIWDIRKGEKVLVLQGTKHEVTYLAKSPQGNTLAVGYADGSICLFNLVTGEVTVTFSGHKSAVTALSFDQQALRLVSGSNDTDVIVWDVVNESGLFRLKGHKGVITQCVFMKEHNILVTSSKDTFVKFWDLDTQHCFKTLLAHRTEVWDCLVCDNDQRLITGAADSELRVWDIAFKDQEEEEGDGESPVKKPKLQRVEEFGTEDEGEEDEEEESSILTCTRVGSVMRHGRERVASLSLDATGRFMGCHGPDSSLELFLHCTEDEAKKKLQKRQKRARKRQREKDGDQNEDQEDTELSLELGDQIRSLCHIKAASKIRSFDVLVEADNTAKLVLLLHNNTIETYSISTTEKKPEPQRSSMVSLPSHRSDVRTLSFSSDNTTVLSGSGDCVKIWNRSTLQCIRTMKSGYALCSAFVTGERHCIIGNKAGQLELFDIASGTILETIEAHEGAVWSISVAPDKKGFVTGSADKTLKFWQFELVSDEDSKQTSKRLTAVHTRTLQMSDDVLCVKYSPDQRLVAASLLDSTIKVFFADTLKFFLSLYGHKLPVLTMDISSDSTLLVSGSADRNIKLWGLDFGDCHKSIFAHDDSIMCVQFVPDTHLFFTGGKDKKIKQWDGDNFEHVQTLEGHHGEVWCLAISPNGDHVASSSHDKSLRLWERTEEPLVLQEEREMEREKEFEESIAKGEQTTIPGEAASAETGMAGKKTIETVKAAERIMEALELYKEETTKLKEHEIQCKLQKKKLAPPKMHPLLEVYGNLTPKKYFMQVLKKVKSSELEESLLVLPFNYILDLLPLLENYISSGLEVELCCRCLFFLLRIHHGQITSNQLLLPVIEKLRHSTIQKVTELRDTIGFNMAGLQHLQRELEAGQEVQFFADATGRLKEKKKKRKKTEAKAVLAMAT from the exons ATGGGATTGACAAAGCAGTACCTGCGATACGCAAGTAGCGCCCTCTTTGGTGTGGTAGGGAGCAATAAAGCAAACATAGTGTTTGTTGAACAGAGAGGTTTGAAAGGAAAGTATGCTGCTGTACCAGCTTGTGAACACGTCTTTATCTGGGATATAAGGAAAGGAGAAAAG GTTCTGGTGCTACAAGGTACCAAGCATGAAGTCACCTATCTTGCAAAGAGTCCCCAAGGTAACACGCTTGCAGTCGGCTATGCGGATGGTAGCATCTGTTTGTTTAATCTAGTCACTGGTGAAGTCACTGTCACTTTCAGTGGACACAAGTCAGCTGTAACAGCATTAAGCTTTGACCAGCAAGCTTTAAGGCTTGTATCTGGATCAAAT GATACAGATGTGATAGTGTGGGATGTTGTCAATGAGAGCGGCTTATTTCGACTAAAAGGACACAAAGGAGTTATCACCCAATGTGTGTTTATGAAGGAACACAATATACTTGTGACCAG CTCTAAAGACACCTTTGTGAAGTTTTGGGATCTAGACACTCAGCATTGCTTTAAAACACTGCTTGCTCACAGGACAGAG GTGTGGGACTGCCTCGTTTGCGATAACGATCAGAGACTGATCACAGGAGCTGCCGACAGTGAATTGAGAGTGTGGGATATTGCATTCAAAGATCAG GAAGAGGAGGAAGGAGATGGAGAGAGCCCTGTTAAGAAACCTAAGCTGCAAAGGGTTGAGGAATTTGGAACTGAAGATGAaggagaagaagatgaagaggaagaaTCG AGTATACTGACATGTACGAGAGTGGGCTCAGTGATGCGCCATGGACGTGAAAGAGTTGCGTCTCTGTCACTAGATGCAACAGGCAGGTTCATGGGATGTCAT GGTCCAGACTCGTCCTTGGAGTTGTTTCTCCATTGCACAGAAGATGAAGCCAAGAAAAAACTTCAGAAGAGACAAAAGAGAGCTAGGAAAAGGCAAAG GGAGAAAGATGGTGATCAAAATGAAGACCAGGAAGACACAGAACTCAGTTTGGAGCTTGGTGATCAAATAAGGTCGTTATGTCATATCAAAGCAGCTTCAAAGATTAG GTCATTTGATGTACTAGTAGAAGCAGACAACACAGCCAAGCTAGTGCTTCTCCTGCACAATAATACTATAGAAACCTATAGTATCAGTACCACTGAAAAGAAACCAGAACCACAGCGCTCTTCCATGGTTAGCCTTCCCTCCCACAGGTCTGATGTAAGGACCCTGAGTTTTAGCTCTGATAATACCACAGTGTTATCAGGGTCTGGTGACTGTGTCAAGATTTGGAATAG GTCTACTCTGCAGTGTATTCGCACCATGAAATCAGGGTATGCCCTCTGCTCAGCCTTTGTCACAGGGGAAAGACATTGTATAATTGGCAATAAG GCTGGTCAATTAGAGCTGTTTGATATTGCATCAGGGACAATACTGGAAACCATTGAAGCACATGAAGGAGCTGTATGGTCTATATCTGTTGCCCCAGACAAG AAAGGATTTGTAACTGGCAGTGCTGATAAAACCCTCAAGTTTTGGCAGTTTGAGTTGGTCTCTGATGAGGACTCAAAACAAACAAG TAAAAGGCTGACTGCAGTGCATACAAGAACCCTTCAGATGTCAGACGATGTCCTGTGTGTCAAATATTCTCCTGATCAGAGACTGGTAGCAGCCTCTCTACTTGACTCAACTATTAAAGTCTTCTTTGCAGACACATTGAAG tttttcctttctttatatGGTCACAAGCTTCCAGTCCTTACCATGGATATTTCTTCT GATAGCACTCTACTTGTAAGTGGGTCTGCAGACAGGAACATCAAACTGTGGGGTCTGGATTTTGGTGATTGTCACAAGTCTATCTTTGCCCATGATGACAGCATCATGTGTGTGCAGTTTGTCCCGGATACACATCTCTTCTTCACTGGCGGCAAAGACAAGAAGATCAAGCAGTGGGATGGTGATAATTTTGAGCATGTGCAGACATTAGAG GGTCATCATGGTGAAGTGTGGTGTTTAGCTATCAGCCCCAATGGTGACCATGTG GCATCCTCGTCCCATGACAAGTCATTGCGTCTATGGGAAAGAACAGAAGAACCACTGGTCCTGCAGGAAGAAAGAGAGATGGAAAGAGAGAAAGAATTTGAGGAATCTATAGCAAAGGGTGAACAAACAACA ATACCTGGTGAAGCAGCCTCTGCTGAGACAGGAATGGCCGGTAAGAAGACCATAGAGACAGTGAAAGCAGCAGAAAGGATCATGGAAGCATTGGAACTCTATAAAGAAGAGACAACTAAACTCAAAGAACATGAGATACAGTGTAAACTGCAAAAGAAAAAG TTAGCGCCGCCTAAAATGCATCCTCTACTTGAAGTCTATGGCAATCTAACA CCCAAGAAATACTTTATGCAggtattaaagaaagtgaagtCAAG TGAACTGGAAGAATCACTGCTAGTGTTGCCATTCAATTACATCCTAGACCTGTTGCCACTTTTGGAGAATTACATCAGTTCAGGATTGGAGGTAGAGCTGTGCTGTAGATGCCTTTTCTTCCTTCTTAG AATACACCATGGTCAGATCACCTCTAACCAGTTACTACTGCCTGTTATAGAGAAGCTAAGACACAGCACTATACAGAAGGTCACAGAGTTAAGG GATACCATAGGTTTCAACATGGCTGGTTTGCAACATTTGCAGAGAGAACTAGAGGCAGGACAAGAGGTCCAATTCTTTGCTGATGCAACAGGAAGGTTaaaggaaaagaagaagaaaaggaagaaaacagAGGCTAAGGCTGTACTAGCTATGGCAACTTAG